From the Manihot esculenta cultivar AM560-2 chromosome 3, M.esculenta_v8, whole genome shotgun sequence genome, one window contains:
- the LOC122723284 gene encoding uncharacterized protein LOC122723284: MFKSRFITCIPPKKLSSDLQKIRQGEGESLRSYISRFNAEAIQVEELNHEIAYKTLKKETRDIKFMDSLIKNHATTYYQLMDKAQKYIRLDDEVQTLKEDKRTSQNKTQKLDKQSYKSEMSYPISRSKNNQGIGTAMGVPLKED; this comes from the coding sequence ATGTTTAAATCTAGATTTATCACCtgcatacctcctaaaaagctctcATCTGACTTGCAAAAGATTCGccaaggagagggcgagtctttaaggagttatATCTCACGTTTCAATGCTGAAGCGATACAGGTGGAAGAGTTAAATCACGAAATAGCGTACAAGACATTGAAAAAGGAAACTCGCGACATCAAATTCATGGACTCTTTGATCAAGAATCATGCCACTACTTATTATCAGCTAATGGATAAAGCTCAGAAGTACATAAGGTTGGATGATGAAGTCCAGACGTTAAAGGAAGATAAGAGGACGAGTCAAAATAAGACTCAAAAGTTAGATAAGCAAAGCTACAAAAGTGAAATGAGTTATCCAATATCACGCAGTAAGAATAACCAAG
- the LOC110612173 gene encoding uncharacterized protein LOC110612173 produces the protein MSGGGGAYFGGGRGLTVVFSLLGLLSLTCAARLSVERQKLEVQKHLNRLNKPAIKSIESPDGDIIDCIHMAHQPAFDHPFLKDHKIQMRPSYHPEGLFDENKVATESKERTNPITQLWHINGKCPEGTIPIRRTKKDDVLRASSVKRYGKKKHRSIPKPRSADPDLTNESGHQHAIAYVEGDKYYGAKATINVWEPKIQQPNEFSLSQLWILGGSFGEDLNSIEAGWQVSPDLYGDNNTRLFTYWTSDAYQATGCYNLLCSGFIQINSEIAMGASISPVSAYRNSQYDISILIWKDPKEGHWWMQFGNDYVLGYWPSFLFSYLTDSASMIEWGGEVVNSEPGSQHTSTQMGSGHFPEEGFGKSSYFRNIQVVDDSNNLRAPKGIGTFTEQSNCYDVETGNNGDWGHYFYYGGPGRNSNCP, from the exons AtgagtggtggtggtggtgcgtATTTTGGCGGAGGCAGAGGATTGACGGTGGTTTTTTCCTTATTGGGTCTGTTGTCATTAACTTGCGCCGCTAGATTAAGCGTGGAAAGGCAGAAACTTGAGGTGCAAAAACACTTGAATCGCTTAAACAAGCCAGCTATTAAGAGCATTGAG AGCCCAGATGGGGATATTATAGATTGTATTCACATGGCTCATCAGCCAGCTTTTGATCATCCGTTCCTCAAAGATCACAAGATTCAG ATGAGGCCTAGTTACCACCCAGAAGGGCTGTTTGATGAGAACAAAGTGGCCACAGAATCAAAAGAGAGAACAAATCCAATCACTCAGTTGTGGCACATTAATGGTAAATGCCCTGAAGGTACCATACCCATTAGAAGAACAAAGAAGGATGATGTTCTGAGAGCAAGTTCAGTGAAAAGGTATGGCAAGAAGAAGCACAGAAGCATCCCCAAGCCAAGGTCTGCAGATCCTGATCTCACCAATGAAAGTGGTCACCAA CACGCAATAGCTTATGTAGAAGGGGACAAGTATTATGGAGCAAAAGCAACCATTAATGTCTGGGAACCCAAAATACAACAGCCTAATGAGTTCAGCTTGTCTCAGCTGTGGATACTGGGAGGTTCCTTTGGTGAAGATCTCAACAGTATTGAAGCTGGCTGGCAg GTTAGTCCTGATCTATATGGTGACAACAACACAAGGCTTTTCACATACTGGACT AGTGATGCATATCAAGCCACAGGATGCTACAATCTCCTTTGTTCAGGCTTTATTCAGATCAACAGCGAGATAGCAATGGGCGCAAGCATCTCACCGGTTTCTGCCTACCGGAATTCCCAATACGATATCAGTATTCTTATCTGGAAG GATCCAAAAGAGGGACACTGGTGGATGCAATTTGGTAATGATTATGTGTTGGGTTATTGGCCTTCTTTCTTATTCTCATACTTAACAGACAGTGCTTCCATGATTGAGTGGGGAGGTGAGGTGGTGAACTCAGAGCCGGGCAGTCAACACACCTCAACTCAGATGGGCAGTGGCCATTTCCCTGAAGAAGGATTTGGGAAATCAAGTTACTTCAGGAACATTCAAGTTGTTGATGATTCTAATAACCTCAGAGCACCAAAAGGAATTGGCACCTTCACTGAGCAATCCAATTGCTATGATGTTGAAACTGGTAACAATGGTGATTGGGGCCATTACTTTTACTACGGTGGCCCTGGTAGAAACTCCAATTGCCCATGA